The Calypte anna isolate BGI_N300 chromosome 2, bCalAnn1_v1.p, whole genome shotgun sequence genome includes a window with the following:
- the TMEM158 gene encoding transmembrane protein 158 → MLPLLLPALLAACLPPCQGWSPSAAASGQEEPEQELFLPPVNSSSRSLASLEMDLDGAGSKEEGSTSSPGTPAAASQEPFPSAPTSSGQQHQQRPQPQGQPQPAEDPHCNISVQRQMLSSLLVRWSRPLGIQCDLLLFSTNSHGRAFFSAAFHRVGPPLLIEHLGLAAGGPQQDLRLCVGCSWVRGRRVGRLRGAAPQNAAPAPAAAASSSSSSSSSSLSYPPAAEPGQYWLQGEPLNFCCLDFSLEELKGEPGWRMNRKPIESTLVACFMTLVIIVWSVAALIWPVPIIAGFLPNGMEQRRSTSAGTGTTTTTTTVAAK, encoded by the coding sequence ATGCTGCCGCTGCTCCTCCCGGCACTGCTGGCCGCCTGCCTGCCgccctgccagggctggagcccCTCGGCGGCTGCCAGCGGGCAGGAGGAGCCGGAGCAGGAGCTCTTCTTGCCCCCCGTCAACTCTTCCTCCCGCTCCTTGGCCAGCCTCGAGATGGACCTCGACGGGGCAGGAAGCAAGGAGGaaggcagcaccagcagcccgGGCACGCCGGCTGCCGCTAGCCAAGAACCTTTCCCTTCGGCTCCCACCTCCTCcgggcagcagcaccagcagcgTCCTCAGCCGCAGGGGCAGCCTCAGCCCGCCGAGGACCCGCACTGCAATATCAGCGTGCAGCGGCAGATGCTGAGCTCGCTGCTGGTGCGCTGGAGCCGCCCGCTGGGCATCCAGTGCGacctcctgctcttctccacCAACAGCCACGGCCGGGCCTTCTTCTCCGCCGCCTTCCACCGGGTGGGACCGCCGCTGCTCATCGAGCACCTGGGGCTGGCGGCCGGGGGCCCTCAGCAGGACCTGCGCCTCTGCGTGGGCTGCAGCTGGGTGCGGGGCAGGCGGGTCGGGCGCCTGCGGGGCGCCGCGCCCCAGAACGCAGCAcccgctcccgccgccgccgcctcctcctcatcctcatcctcctcttcttcgCTCTCCTACCCGCCGGCGGCGGAGCCCGGCCAATACTGGCTGCAAGGGGAGCCGCTGAATTTCTGCTGCCTGGATttcagcctggaggagctgaAGGGGGAGCCGGGCTGGCGGATGAACCGCAAGCCCATCGAGTCCACCCTGGTGGCTTGTTTCATGACTTTGGTTATCATCGTGTGGAGCGTGGCCGCCCTCATCTGGCCGGTCCCCATCATCGCCGGCTTCCTGCCCAACGGCATGGAGCAGCGCCGGAGCACCTCCGCCGGTACcggcaccaccaccaccaccaccaccgtCGCCGCCAAGTAG